In Hallerella succinigenes, the following are encoded in one genomic region:
- a CDS encoding MlaD family protein — MDLSGLLVGVFITFSVMVFLFVLYARMMTAGVIGIEEYKLYSNFEKAHGLHPGTDVQISGVSIGHVSDMKIETSGMVRMEFTIRKEFQPWITDRATIFAIRDQNVISERVVNVDVRKGEGRMLEDGETITAGKSQDIETVIETLNEVLEHVTVLINQADTLVALTMDTNTTIGALLGSRTIYEKLNRQLDRLDYFSYEGIQLLDILSGTLPRILYRTDSLTTKLSAMSVEMEDTPQKLDNVFLSLDGVFGRLNGTMDSLGRVVGSMNGIVARGEETLQNADDLMEGISNMWIIRRSMPNRDSVPFVAEDTW; from the coding sequence ATGGATTTGTCTGGCCTCTTGGTCGGCGTTTTCATCACATTCTCCGTAATGGTCTTCTTGTTTGTATTGTATGCCCGAATGATGACTGCAGGGGTTATCGGTATCGAAGAATACAAGCTCTACAGTAATTTTGAGAAAGCCCACGGTTTGCATCCCGGAACGGATGTGCAAATCAGCGGCGTGAGCATTGGACATGTTTCCGACATGAAAATCGAAACGTCGGGAATGGTGCGCATGGAATTTACGATTCGAAAAGAATTCCAACCGTGGATTACGGACCGCGCTACGATCTTCGCCATTCGTGACCAGAACGTGATTTCGGAACGTGTGGTGAACGTGGATGTTCGCAAAGGTGAAGGCCGCATGCTGGAAGACGGCGAAACGATTACCGCAGGCAAATCACAGGATATTGAAACGGTGATCGAAACGCTGAATGAGGTGCTCGAACATGTGACCGTGCTGATCAATCAGGCCGATACGCTAGTCGCTTTGACGATGGATACGAATACGACCATCGGAGCCCTTCTCGGATCGAGAACGATTTACGAAAAGCTGAACCGCCAGTTGGACCGCTTGGATTACTTCTCTTACGAAGGCATCCAGCTGCTGGATATTTTGTCGGGAACTTTGCCGAGAATCCTTTACCGCACGGATTCGCTCACGACAAAGCTTTCGGCGATGAGTGTTGAAATGGAAGACACGCCGCAGAAGCTTGACAACGTATTCCTTTCGTTAGACGGCGTCTTTGGCCGTTTGAACGGAACGATGGATTCCCTCGGCAGGGTCGTGGGGAGCATGAATGGAATCGTCGCCCGTGGCGAAGAAACTTTGCAAAACGCGGATGACTTGATGGAAGGCATTTCGAACATGTGGATTATTCGCCGTTCGATGCCGAACCGTGACTCTGTTCCGTTTGTGGCGGAGGATACATGGTAA